The following coding sequences lie in one Sorex araneus isolate mSorAra2 chromosome 4, mSorAra2.pri, whole genome shotgun sequence genomic window:
- the LOC101554378 gene encoding olfactory receptor 1361-like, translated as MRGSNQSSVSEFLLLGLSSQPRQQQLLFLLFLTMYLATVLGNLLILLAISVDARLHTPMYFFLGNLSFVDICFTSTTIPKMLTNHLLGTQSISFAGCLSQMYFLFMFVDMDNFLLAVMAYDRYVAICHPLHYSVKMTPQLCALLVAGSWIVANVDVLIHTLLMARLSFCGDNVIPHFFCDVTPLLKLSCSDTYINEMMIFIEASLITLAPFICILVSYILITSAILRVPSTQGRWKAFSTCSSHLAVVALFYGTIIFLYFNPSSSHAADSDIAAAVMFTVVTPMLNPFIYSLRNRDIKGALGKVMAIKFFLAQK; from the coding sequence ATGAGAGGCTCCAACCAGTCGAGCGTGTCCGAGTTCCTCCTCCTGGGGCTGTCCTCCCAGCCCCGGCAGCAGCagctcctcttcctgctcttcctgaCCATGTACCTGGCcacggtgctggggaacctgctcatcctCCTGGCCATCAGTGTGGACGCCCGcctgcacacccccatgtacttcttcctcggcaacctgtccttcgtggacatctgcttcacctccaccaccattcCCAAGATGCTCACCAACCACCTCCTGGGCACCCAGAGCATCTCCTTCGCCGGCTGTCTCTCGCAGATGTACTTCCTCTTCATGTTTGTGGACATGGACAACTTCCTGCTGGCtgtcatggcctatgaccgctatgttgCCATCTGCCACCCCTTACACTATTCAGTAAAGATGACCCCTCAGCTCTGTGCCCTGCTGGTGGCTGGGTCGTGGATCGTCGCCAACGTGGATGTTCTCATACATACGCTGCTGATGGCTCGGCTGTCCTTCTGTGGGGACAATGTCATCCCCCACTTCTTCTGTGATGTCACCCCGCTCCTGAAACTCTCCTGCTCGGACACATacatcaacgagatgatgatttTTATCGAAGCCAGTCTGATCACGCTTGCTCCATTTATTTGCATCTTGGTGTCTTATATTCTTATCACCTCTGCCATCCTACGCGTCCCGTCCACGCAGGGCAGGTGgaaggccttctccacctgcagCTCCCACCTGGCCGTTGTCGCCCTCTTCTACGGCACCATCATCTTTCTGTATTTCAACCCTTCGTCCTCACATGCAGCGGACTCGGACATAGCAGCTGCTGTGATGTTTACTGTGGtgacccccatgctgaacccctttaTATATAGCCTGAGGAACAGGGACATAAAAGGAGCTCTTGGCAAAGTAATGGCTATAAAATTCTTTTTGGCTCAAAAATGA